The DNA window tttatttgtgtatctatACCCCACCCCACCTGTCCCTGCTCCCAGAAGGCTTCAGGCTGCACCTTTAAACCTGTACCCACTTCTTATTTTATGAGACAACATACACTGTGGGAATTTCAAGTTCTAGACCAGTGCTATTCAATAGAAATTTCTGTGAATATGTTCTATATCTGCACAGTACAATATGGTTACCAGTAGCCACTACTAGATATATGGCTTGATATATGATACTTGATATATGGCTGGTACCATTGAGgagctgaatttttcattttattttaattaatttaaatttagccACACATGGCTAATGGCTaacatattggacagtgcagctctaaatAATTCCAGACAAACAGATTCTAACACCAGAGTAAAAAATGAAGCTTTTCAGAATGGTGGGAGCTGGCTGTCAAGGAGAGGGACGGGTCAAGGCGCACTGAGTATTGATTGAAGTTGCTTTGGGTGGGCCACTGCCTGCCCCAAGGGGAACCATGGTAGGATGCGCAGAAGCAGCTGAAGATGAGCTTGAGAATCAGGCATGGACAAGATGGGTCCTAATGGGGTCCTAATGGGGTCCTAACAGGGTATGGGATATGGAAATGAAGCAAAAGGAGGTGTAGAgatggaggtggaggaggtgCGGGGAAGAGATACCTCCCTGTGAGATAACTACTAACACCAGACCTGGAGAGTTCTAAATCCACCTTAGACCCTTCTCCCCGTGACCCCATCACTGTAAATTTTCATGGAAGGATCATTAAATATCTCCTAGAGCAACTCACATTCTGCAGAGTAATaaactgaggtccaaagaggTAACTGGGCTGTCCAGCGTTATATATTGAATCTGTAGCAGAATCAGGACCACAAGTGCATCCCCACTCTCACCCCCACGCACCCTCCTCCCGCCCTCAACCAACTGCACTACAGGAAGGTCGAGCTTCGGAAGGAGAACTGCAGGTAGACAACGAGCAGGCACAGTGAGGCCCAGAAGAGGCCCCAGCGAAGGGAGAAGAAGTTGTAGTCCGATGCCTCCTGGGCCCGTGGCTTGGAGGCACCAGAGAAGGTTGCGTCCTCCTGCAGCAGCTTCTCTCTGGGCTTCCAGTGCACGATGCCCTCCTGGCAGGCCTCGCAGAACTCGCTGCGGTGAGGCCCGCCATCCCGGCGGCTGGCCACGTGGATGCGGTACTGGCCGCCGCGCTCCCCGTAGCACTGCTCGCGCAGGCCGCTGATGAGGTTGTCCACCAGGCTCCCGATGTTCTCCTCCAGCATGCTCGACTCGTCCAGCCGCGCCGTGCCGCACTCGTAGCACAGCTGCTTGAAGACGCGCATGCGCACCGAGCCCGCCCGCCGGGCGCGGTCCAGGTACATGTGGAAGAGGATGACCACGTGGGGCGACTGCCAGGTACGCCAGCACCAGGAGCAGTGGAACCTGCGGGGACGAGGAGAGGCAGGGATGGAGAAGGTGGGCCTCCCTCCCAGCCACAGCAGGCCTGGAGGAGCCTGGAAGTTGAGGCGGAGTGTTTACCGCCCCGGGGATACGTTAGTGCCTGAGCCGGTGTCTCAGCCTCCTCCTGGTGAGCTGCCCTTGGCCTGGAGCAGCAACCTCAGGAGCCAGATGCTGGAGCCATCTGGCCTCCAGCAGTGCTCTCCAGCCTGCCTCCTGCGGGCCCTCCCGTGGCCTTGGTCCCCCCAAACCTAATGCACTCAGGACATGGGTCTGGATGCTGCACAGGGTCACTCCCCCAATCTGGGCCttatttctcatctgtgaaatgcagGATAATTGTGTCCAATAAGCATCCTTCTGCTCAGACCTCCCATGACTCTGGTAAGGGGGATGACCACACATCTCACTCATGCATCCTGTCTCTTCTGGGGCAAAGAGATGTTTCTAGCTGTCCCAAGCATAGATCACCAAGAATCCACCGGATGGACAGGTGGATGGGTGGTGCACCAGCAGGGAGAGGACTACAGAGTTTGGTCCCTGCACCTTCACAAAGAACACTCTCCTGTCCCTTGACAAATCATCCCTAGATTCCACTGCAGGCCCACAGAAGAGACTGGAAAGGCGCATCCAGGTCTGCATCCccctccacacacatacacaatgtaCATTTACGTACACGCAGGCCACTTTGTCTAACCTGGGCCCCTTCGAGTTCCAGCCTcaggaaacacagagggaagTGGCCTGGGATGCATATGGCCTAGGTTTCATCTCAGCCCCCACCCAGCGCTGGCACCCCTTCAGTGGCAGAGAACTCATTAAGTCCAGTGGCAGTTCCTTCCATCTCTGAGATAAAGCTCTTCCAGGCCCCCATTACCAAGGCTTTACAGGCAGTCCAGGGTCCACTGGGTTGAGTCTGCCCTCACTGCTGACCCTCTATGGGATCCCTGTTGATGGCCCTGAAGGACCTCTGATGAGGAACTCAGTTCAGTCCAACAGACACCACccagcacctactgtatgccaagcACCACGCAGCGCAGAGGGGTGGAGATGAAGCCAAGCCTGGCCCTGAGCCCTGGGGCCCACAAACAACATAAGCACAGCACAGTACCCAGTGTAGCCCAAGGCAGGATTGGCAGGCCAGAGCCTCCTGATTGGTCCTGAGCCAGAAGGGGAGTGTCCCCCTCCATCCTGCCTCCCTGTGCTAGGCCAGAGCTGCAGGGCACCAGGGTTACAATGCTTACAGGTAGGGTGAGCCTCTGCACAGAATATGCACAAGGGTGATGCCTCTCCAGCCCTGCCTGAGGCCGCCACAGATCACCAGCCAGGAATAGGACCAGCTGATCCCTGAGGCAAGAGGAGCCACGAGCCTATGGAGCTCAGCCTCAAACCCCTGGACCCCTGCACCTGAGTTTGCAGCCCTTTGCATCCCTCCCACCAGCCAGCCCGGAGCTTCACGTCTTGTCCCCTCCTTCTGCACCTTTTTAAATCAACCCAACCAGAGATGTTTCCCTTCCCTCAAGCCACACCTCAGGTCTTAAATCTCAAAGCATCAGACCTAGTAGGAGGGGACCTTCGGACCTTCtagtcaaactttttttttttttttttgcggtatgtgggcctctcactgttgtggcctctcccattgtggagcacaggctccggacgcgcaggctcaacggccatggctcacgggcccagctgctccgcagcatgtgggatcttcccggaccggggcacgaaccggtgtcccctgcattggcaggcggactctcaaccactgcgccaccagggaagcccctagtcaaACTTTTATTTCACTGAGAGAAAGAGGGAGCTCTGCACACACAGTTAGTCAGAGACAGAGCCGGGACCCAGCCTGTAACAGGTGCCCAAAAGATGCCTCTTGAATGGATTTGAATTGAAATGAACCAACCAACCTCTGCCTCACTGACTTTTGTCCCAAAGGCAAGTTCACTCTAATATTTTCAGCTCTTGGGGCAGGAGTACAGGCGTAAGCTCCTCACCCACGGCCTGCCTCCTTCTGTTCCCACCGCCAGCACAAGGAGCTTAACATGCAAGCATGTGTGAACAGCCCAGTCTGTGTGTCCACACCCCCGGGACACAGCCCCCTGTTGTCCTCCCCAGGGCCTAGGGCTACTGTCTGTCCTTGATTCAATGGACCCAGGGAAGAGGCCCATACAGATCCTGGAGATGAGCTTGAAGCAGCTTGGGCAGCGAATTCTGAGGCCCCACCCCCAAGCCATGCTCTAGAAGAGGGagaggcatgtgggcttcagatGGATGTCTTAACCTCAAGGACTCCTTGCTTTATGAGAGACATGCAGCTCCTATAATGTATGTGATGCTGGGCCGTAAGGACCTACCAAACTCCTGCCCAAAACTTTTTGTCACAGACCTATATGTAAAAGAACTGGAAGGGACTTGATTGATCACCTAAGGCCAACTCTCTGGTTTTGCAAATGTGAAAACTGAGACCACGCAGGGAAAAGGACTTTCCCAGGTTCACAGTTAGTTAGCTGCAGAGCCAGTTTCTAGAACATGGCAGGTGGAAAATAAGTGTTTTTTGTATTCAAATCTAATTGCACTGAGTTGACTGAACGGACCTAGGACCAGAGCTAAGGCTTTCcccagtggacctcatggcctcCTGCGCTCAGTTCCTACCAATCTTtcataaattatgaaaatatgaaaacatttaaaatgtcagaGATTGCAGAGGCATTGAAGAATTACAGCTCTTTATTTACCATAGAAAACCCAGACCCAAAGACAGAATACAATTTGCCAGGGGCATCCAGGAGTCAGTGGTACAGCTGGGATTAGAACCAAGGCCGGTTTGATGCACCTGGCAGTTCCTTCTCTGCCCCCTAGCCTGAGGTGACCCCAGGATGGGGCTCCACGTGTCTCTGCCTCCCCTTGGAAGGTGCCCCCAGGGCTGTGCCGCAGGGCTCTCCACAGCCCGCCACATCCTTCCTCTTACCTGCCCGAGGCATGCTGCTCCAGGTACTGCTTCCAGCCGGGGGCCAGCTCATTGAGCTTGAGGTTGGGGTCTATGATGAGCTCCCAGCTGTCGGCCGGCTTGGCCGCCTCCATCTTCTCATAGAAGACTTTCTTCCACTCGCAAGTGGTCAGGCTGGTACACATGATCCTGCTGGCAGGGCTGGAAGTTTGAGCTCAACCTGAGTGAGAACACAGAAGATGGCCAGGTAGGTGCAGATCAGTGCAGTCTGTGAGGTCTGAAAATCCTCCTTGATAGGATCAGAAGGAAACAGGACTGAGCAACTTCCTTTGTCACCCTGGAACCTGTTACCATGGCAGCTagagccagggctggggaggagggaagtcCCAAAGGAGCGTTCCAGGGCCCCGAGCTAGGCTgggggagcagggctgggcagTGACATAAGCGCAGCAAGCAGTGCACGCTGACCCAGGCCTCCAGGAGTCTCCAGGAGGCAAGGACAATTCGCTTCACCCCTACTGTTCTTCCAGGCATCCTCCACTTCATGTGCTGCGGTGACTGTGACACCCTAGGGGACCAAGGAGAAACAAGGGATGGGGAAATGTCCCCTGATGTGCTGGGACCAtcatttactgtgtgccaagcactagcTGCTTGACCTGTGTGCTGGCCAAGGCGGGGATCATTCTCTCCTTCATCCAGATCAGGAAGCTGAGGTTTACACACCTCTAAGTGGTTCATCCATGATTCAGATTCAGGCCTTCCAAACCCAAACTCATAGGCTCATTTACTGCAGTACTATGGCGCTCCTGACGCATGAGGATGGAGAGAGAAGTAACATGATGTTCCCTTGCTTGGGGAGCTCGCAGACCAGTTGGCGAGATAGAATGTAACTTCATGTGCTGTGAGAAGCACAGTAATAACAATGTAGATTCATAAAGTCCTAGAACCGTTAGAGCTGCCATTTGGTTCCTGGTCCCAGGCAGCTGCTGGGGGAGCAAGCTGGTGCGGTGCTGACGGCTGCTGCCTCCTCCAGTGCTGCTGAAAGAGGCGGG is part of the Mesoplodon densirostris isolate mMesDen1 chromosome 5, mMesDen1 primary haplotype, whole genome shotgun sequence genome and encodes:
- the RTP2 gene encoding receptor-transporting protein 2, encoding MCTSLTTCEWKKVFYEKMEAAKPADSWELIIDPNLKLNELAPGWKQYLEQHASGRFHCSWCWRTWQSPHVVILFHMYLDRARRAGSVRMRVFKQLCYECGTARLDESSMLEENIGSLVDNLISGLREQCYGERGGQYRIHVASRRDGGPHRSEFCEACQEGIVHWKPREKLLQEDATFSGASKPRAQEASDYNFFSLRWGLFWASLCLLVVYLQFSFRSSTFL